Proteins encoded within one genomic window of Hevea brasiliensis isolate MT/VB/25A 57/8 chromosome 8, ASM3005281v1, whole genome shotgun sequence:
- the LOC110639037 gene encoding uncharacterized protein LOC110639037, protein MESLETAAQYDASWSLATNWTVASGSLENSVTFESSLSLIDEEDDNLDQSFPVSSTCKSSLILCPPSPDSNSCEITITFAQKHELRQVYVRSTSRVYEIYYAHELQSSSEYLCTVRCGIAVRDEEVLRTTGIEEVVLAHQKGSTKELAEERLRNGSNLTTNDDDWVEVKVLDTQLVNRNISLLLNYDTNQGRSSQLQDLYEATADITDTSPCTSITLRLLSLQNKACVCIDEVYVFADPVDAANLDNKAGPVENSAGTSLMAMLMPTLLQLSKTKGVGRAEDKYGSDRMNGQKSDKIEAKQTIPIDTGNEIQQEGKSDSIYHQGVQVQEAVLPIAKPVQLEIPEQFSDTESEHELSNNHIEGVLNQLLSRVNSIEDLLLRFEDCMLKPIRSIDERLQRVEQQLEGLTKKTQSSGSLSCARTSAPEFSCSESETNSLYNSGCVDLSYAACDANKKDSLPAVSSVLSDATSVSVNTSKSHPSLIVTAPDFSNCDDEEEGDAVQPVMESPKEKQKHVMSIDDALASALAGLVSSTSIQSPSYSKTIAVKAPEFPNEGENSHSKTASPKGYCEIITEPPTDFSEHNGTDLPRSSSSSLSNISSVESSENAIAYPNNMYCLKTDTVVDEHSQDSEGEGGDTQGICIDCMVPAANDMARTGPYQRIDDMQYGKVGNGTSDISTLEKTDSLEQFSGNQTDNGSDNTNEVAVSNELTTCIEVIDEGSSLGILQDVVEFSRTASKVDFETPILEVKFTSQENVNLKSPLEALLAGMPDLNTEVKSAEESGEDDSQIDDQYLISVDDWGVMGSATDNHLSIDKDYYNLTLLPLHAEDTTYLI, encoded by the exons ATGGAATCATTGGAGACCGCTGCCCAATATGATGCTTCATGGAGCTTGGCAACGAACTGGACCGTCGCCAGTGGCTCTCTCGAAAACTCCGTCACCTTCGAGTCCTCTCTTTCTCTTATCGACGAGGAGGATGATAATCTCGATCAATCCTTCCCTGTGAGTTCGACCTGCAAGTCCTCTCTCATACTTTGTCCTCCCTCACCTGATTCCAATTCCTGCGAGATCACAA TTACTTTTGCTCAAAAACATGAGTTGCGGCAGGTTTATGTTCGAAGTACTTCTCgagtttatgaaatatattatGCCCATGAGTTGCAGAGTAGCAGCGAGTATTTGTGTACTGTTCGCTGTGGCATTGCAGTTAGAGATGAAGAAGTGCTGCGTACAACTGGTATTGAAGAAGTTGTTTTGGCACATCAGAAGGGCTCTACCAAAGAACTAGCTGAAGAAAGACTCAGAAATGGTAGTAACTTAACCACCAATGATGATGACTGGGTTGAAGTGAAAGTTCTTGATACTCAGCTAGTCAACAGGAACATTTCTCTATTGTTAAATTATGATACAAACCAAGGGAGAAGCTCTCAGCTGCAG GATTTGTATGAGGCGACAGCAGATATTACTGATACAAGCCCTTGCACATCCATTACGCTGAGGCTACTTTCACTTCAGAATAAAGCCTGTGTTTGTATTGATGAAGTCTATGTGTTTGCTGATCCTGTTGATGCAGCTAATTTGGATAATAAAGCGGGTCCAGTAGAAAACTCTGCTGGAACTTCACTTATGGCCATGCTTATGCCTACCCTCTTGCAGTTATCTAAAACAAAGGGTGTTGGCCGAGCAGAAGATAAATATGGTTCTGATAGAATGAATGGGCAGAAGTCAGACAAAATTGAGGCAAAACAAACCATTCCAATTGATACTGGAAATGAAATTCAGCAGGAAGGGAAATCTGATTCAATTTATCACCAGGGTGTGCAAGTGCAAGAAGCAGTTTTGCCTATTGCCAAACCAGTCCAGCTGGAGATTCCTGAACAATTTTCAGATACAGAGAGCGAGCACGAACTATCAAATAATCATATTGAAGGTGTTTTGAACCAGCTTCTTTCTCGAGTTAACAGCATAGAAGATCTACTTTTGAGGTTTGAGGATTGTATGCTGAAGCCCATAAGAAGCATTGATGAGAGGCTCCAAAGAGTAGAGCAGCAACTTGAAGGACTCACGAAGAAAACCCAGAGTTCTGGATCGCTTTCTTGCGCAAGAACATCTGCCCCTGAATTTTCATGCAGTGAATCAGAGACCAATTCCCTCTATAATAGTGGTTGTGTGGATCTTAGTTATGCAGCTTGTGATGCCAATAAGAAGGATTCACTTCCAGCTGTGTCATCTGTTCTCTCTGATGCCACATCTGTTTCAGTGAATACTTCGAAATCACATCCTAGTCTTATAGTTACTGCTCCAGATTTTTCAAATTGTGATGATGAGGAAGAAGGTGATGCAGTGCAACCAGTGATGGAGTCTCCAAAGGAGAAACAAAAGCATGTTATGTCAATTGATGATGCTTTAGCATCTGCACTTGCTGGGCTCGTATCTTCGACTTCAATCCAGTCCCCAAGTTATTCAAAAACTATAGCAGTTAAAGCTCCTGAGTTTCCAAATGAAGGTGAAAATAGCCACAGCAAAACAGCTTCACCAAAAGGTTATTGTGAAATAATAACAGAACCTCCCACTGATTTCAGTGAACATAATGGGACAGACCTCCCAAGGAGTTCATCTTCATCTctatccaatatttcttctgtaGAAAGCTCTGAGAATGCGATAGCGTATCCTAAcaatatgtactgtttgaaaacAGACACAGTAGTTGATGAACACTCACAGGATAGTGAGGGGGAGGGAGGTGATACCCAGGGCATTTGTATTGACTGCATGGTACCAGCTGCCAATGACATGGCAAGGACTGGTCCTTATCAGAGAATTGATGATATGCAATATGGGAAAGTTGGCAATGGAACAAGTGACATTTCAACTCTGGAGAAAACTGATAGTTTGGAACAATTTTCTGGAAATCAAACTGACAATGGCTCTGATAATACCAATGAAGTTGCTGTTTCAAATGAATTGACCACTTGTATAGAAGTTATAGATGAAGGGTCTAGCCTAGGCATTCTGCAGGATGTTGTTGAATTTTCACGGACTGCTTCTAAAGTGGATTTTGAAACTCCAATTCTAGAAGTGAAGTTCACTTCTCAGGAAAACGTGAACCTCAAGTCTCCCCTTGAGGCCCTTTTGGCTGGCATGCCAGATTTGAATACTGAAGTTAAATCAGCGGAGGAAAGTGGTGAGGATGATTCTCAAATTGACGATCAATACTTAATTTCGGTGGATGATTGGGGAGTGATGGGTTCTGCAACTGATAACCATTTATCCATAGATAAGGACTATTACAATCTCACTCTCTTACCTTTGCATGCAGAAGATACAACATATTTGATATGA